A window of Halobacillus naozhouensis genomic DNA:
AGTATTGATATCAGAAAATAAGACATTCCTTAAGGTCATCTTTAAAAGATACAGCGGACTATCTTTTTATTCATCCTTTTTCCTTAGATAAACCTCTTATTTATTTTTTATATGTTTTCCCTTGTAGTTGAAGAACAACTATACAAAATGATTCAAATTTTTATTCCGTAGCCTGTCTTATTTACAACAGCATTTTCTACTGAAAGAATAGTACCATCAATGGAAGATGACTTTTTGAAACCGAAGCCTTTTGGTGGCATAAGTACATGTTTAGATCAGGTAGAAACGGCTCGATAGGCGAAAGATGGCGCCGAACTTGTCGCGCTAGCCTGTTTGTTGAATATACCTTTTCCATTCATAAACTCCACACTGTATCAACAACGTTCGTTTTTGAGACAAGAATCTGAAGAAAAGAATTTATTACTTTATCCTTGATATACTAGTTTCAAAATTCGTATCAAAAACAAAGTGTTAATATGTACTATAATTAACCTTTTTTGATAACAAAGATCAAAATTTACATATGCAGTTTGACGCGTTGAAGCAATATGGGGTGGAAGAGAAAAATATCTACTCAGAAAAAATTACCGGAACAAAAAAGATCGGCCGGCATTCACGGAAGTGGTGAGGTATCTACGTCGTGAAGGAGATAAGGTAGTTGTTTATAAACTCGATCGAGTTTTAATTTATTAATTGATCTGTTAAAGCAATAATTTTATAAAAAGCTTTCTCTCTAGTTGTTATGGATAAATTTTGGTCCTGAAATTTGGAAATTAAGTCTTGAATTTCGTTAACAAGTATAAATCATCTGTTTTATTCTTTTGGTCCTTCTTTTTGAGAAAATGAATTAGATCGTCTTGCATCAGGAAACCTCCGTTTAAAATTACAAGGTTTTACCTTTGTTCTTCAAATAATCCCATCGGCCATATCGAAGCAAAAATAGTATAATACTAGATTTCTAGAGCACAATGGATATTAACTCTATTGAATGAGGGGATATCCTTGCAAAATTATCAAAATACAGATAGAGCGAGCCGATATAAAGCCTATGTGAGTCAACTTGGTACTACTCAAATCCATTTGAGAAACCCACTAATTATCGCGTGGTGGTCGGCTGCTTTCCTGGGGTTCGGCCACCTTCTTTTATCCAAATATCTTCGCGGTTATGTATTGGTTTTATGGGAAATTATCATTAACATTAGTGCAAACATCAATCTAGCGATGATTTACTCTTTTCAAGGTCAATTTGATTTAGCTAAACAGGTGGTGGAACCAAGATGGATGCTTCTTTATATACCTGTCTACATCTATGGATTTTGGGATAGTTACCGAACATCGGTCGATTTGAATAAGGTTTTTATACTGGCTTATCGGGAAAACGCTCGATTTATTCATTTTCAAATCACAGCCTTAGAGATTAACTACCTAGATAAAAGGAAACCTTGGGTTGCAGTAATGTGGTCTTTTTTTATGCCAGGTGCAAGATAGCTTTACATTCATAGAATCGTTAAAGCTTTTTATTATGATATGGGTCCTCTGAAACCTAGAGGATAAAGAAAAGCCCGATTCCCCCTAATCTATAGGGAAATCGCGCTTTTTTAGCGATTATTTATGAATATTTATTATCTTTTCGCACTTTTTTTAAACTTATTGTCAGTCAACGCAAACGCACGATCTACAGCTGCATAGGCGTTAATATAGCCAGTACCGACTTCCCATGCTTCATATCCCGGCATGGACGTAGTGGTTTCAGTCAGGATTTCAAAGACTTCGTCGGGAGATAGTGTCGGGTTAGCTTCAAACATCAACATGATTATGCCTGCAACGTGTGGGGTAGCCATGGATGTTCCACTTAACGTTGTATAATACGGTTGAAAAGCAGTAGGTATATTTTCCGCGTCAGTAGTCGTATTAAGTACCCCTACCGGGGAAAGAGTTCTGGTTGACACGATATTTAAACCTGGAGCTGATATGTCGGGCCGGTTGAAATACGTATACGTTTCACCTTCACTGGTAAATGTCCCGCTTTCACCTTTCACACCACGTGATGAAAAGTCTGCCAGCTCATTTTCAAAGGTACCTGCTGCCACAGAAATCACCCATGGTGCGAGAGAATATGGGTTCATAGTATCCGCCTCAGGACCAGCATTACCCGCCGCAAAGGTCACAACCATGCCCCGTTCATATGCTGCTTTACTAGCAACGTTAACCGGGCCATTCGGGTCAAATTCACCTGATGAACCCCAAGAATTTGTAATGACGCGAATGTCAAATTCCGCCTGATGGGTTAAAGCATAGTCAAATCCGCCAATTGCATCAAGAATAAAGAGAGCACCTCCGGAGCCATAGCCTACTAAATCTGCACCCGGGGCCACCCCTTCATATTTTCCGTTAGACTTTTCTCCTGTGCCACCAACAGTACCAGCAACATGAGTCCCATGCCCGGAGTTGGTATCCGTGTTCACAATACCCTCTTGATATGTCACAGGGCCGATATCGCTATATGCTTGTAAGTTAATGGAGCTAAGTACATTTTCAATTAGATGAGATCCGTATTCTAAGTCTGCATGTGTGCCGTCGACCCCACTGTCATGTACAAGTACGGAACCCCCTTCTCCGGTAACAGGTAGTCCTTCGTTCCATTTTGTCATCTGATCATCCGTACGAACCTGATCGACTCCTGTAAGTTCTGTAGCCTTTTCGTTAAAGTATATCAGCTTTCTGTTCAAGTACAGAGAACGAACACCTTCTGCTTTTGATAGTTTATCAATCTGACTTTCTGTTGCTAAAACACCGGCGACCGGAAGGGCCTTCATAGTAACCCCATCCGATACTCCAATCTCTTCAAGCAAAGCAACATTTTCAGTGGTAGGAGCCCCCTCACCTTCAAAAGTGACCACCACTTCAAACGGTCCTGATTCCGATTCTAATGCTTTATTTAAATAGGGGTCGATAGAAACGTCAATATTTGCTTCTGCATTCACTCCTATTCCACTTGGTAATAGCGAAACAAATAAGGATAAAATTGCGACCAGTGTTAAAACAAAGCTTGCTCTTTTCTTCATATTCTGTGTCTCCTCCTTTTTATTGATCTCTAAATTCCTTTTCCGCATTATAGTAACACAATATTTTGATTTTTCAGTATTTAAATCCCTCAAAAGACCAAAAGAATTCTTTAGAACTAGTATTTTCTAGTATATGGTTAATATAGCTGAACCAAAATTTTTTCTTCCCTTGTATTTTCAATAACAATTCGTGTTCGGGTTGTGACTACTGCATAAGATAAATTGCCAGTTTCTCATCCCTTCGGTTAAAGCTTCCTGAGGAAGTCGGAACCCGTCTACTGCAGACAAACTGCCCACGAGGTCGGTCTTGAACCAGATAGTGACTCTGATCCAGTAACCCCCTTAGTTCCATGGTCGGGAGGGACAAGTCCTATCAGTTCATCAACCGTTTTGATCCATCGAGAAACTTTATGTAGTAACGAGCATCATTTCCCCTGGCTATGACCCACAATATTCTTAACATCAATGATTAAGTACGTTGTCAATAAAGACTTTTAAGCTCCATCGCCAAAAAGTCTGTTGGTTCACAGCAAGTAATTTCTGTAATCCTAAACGGATGAAAATGTACAATATTTACATCCTAATCTTACAATATAAATACCGGATTAGAGCGTTTATAGACAGGGAAAAGAGAAGCTTTTAATTTACAAAAATAAGAAAATGTGGAGAATAGGAGGGTAACTTATGACGACCAATATTGTATTAATTGATGATCATAAACTATTTCGTGAAGGTGTAAAGAAGATAGTCTAGACACTTTGACGCTAAATCCAGACGATAGATTTCCTCTAGCCAGTACAGTAAAGATCATTATTGCATTTAATTTTGTAAGAATGGTTGAAAACGATAAATTTTCCATTTCCGAAAAAGTAAATGTCAACTATATTGATAAATTTTTTATCAAAAATACAGATGGTGGCGCCCATCCTGCCTGGAAAAATTCCATTAATAATCCTAATGAGGTATCGTTGTTAGAGGTAGCTAAGGGGATGATGCATTTTAGTTCAAATGCATGTACAGATTACTTAATGAGTAAAATTGGATTAGATGTTATTAACGAGAGTTTAAAAACTCTCCAAACGAATAAACACGATAGAATAACTTATCTAACACCGTCCGTTTTAATACCAGTTTATTTGTCAGATAAGAAGAAAATAGCTGCTGATAAGATAAAATCAATGAGTCTTTCTTCTTACCAAGAATTGTCAGAAGAGTTATTTCAGAAAATGGCAATGGATAATTGTGATTCTCTTAAAGAAAAAGCAGTTCAAATGTTAGATCGAAAAGTACAATATGCTACATCAGAAAAACTGCCATCTTCAACTACAGTAGATTACGCTGACCTTATGTGCAAGTTAGGAAAAGAACTACTGAGTATAAAAGAAAAAGAACTATTTAATGAAGTATTAATCGGAAAAAGCATTAAAGATGATCAAGATGACTTCTTTTGGTATAGGGGTGGAGCTACACTATTTGTTTTAACTTCTGCCTTGTATAGAGAAAGAGGAGATCACTCCGTTTCAGTTTCCCTGTTTATGCGTGATGATAAAGCTGGAGAAATATACTGGATAAAAAATATACTCAATAGCTTCATTTTCAGTATAGCCACTGATCATGATTTCAGAAATAGAGTAAAAGAATTGGCAGTTAATTAACTCAACTTCCGCACTCGAAAATGGCGCGTAAAGCCTTGATATGATGCTTATGGCAATCAATTATTTATCTCCAAAAACACAAAAAAGACATCCTCTTTGGTAGAATAAAGACACCATAACAATACCCCAAAGAAAGGGTGTCTGTTGTGACTATTATTTTATCAACATCCAACTCTCATGAACAGGCGGATTCTTACGTTTCCCGTTTTTTCAAAGAACCTAACCTCTCTGTCTTTCTGCACCCATCCAATATTCCGGAATTGTTAGCAATAGGTAAGCGTTTGAAGTTATCTCCGGCTTTTCCCCTGCTCCGCACCGAACGTGCTAGTTTCCCAGCATTCGGCGTTCCATCTAATGATATGTACTAAATTATAAGTTCCTTGTTACTCTTCGAGACTGGATCGCTTGATCCCTTCCATCCCACATACCTTTCGGTATTGGTTAATTTTATCTAGAATTCGTTGGTTTTGTGGAATCTTTTCAAGATAAAAATTGATTCGCTCGATATCTCTAATGTGTATGAGCCGGTGGACATCTTTATGGAGAATGCGGAGGTTTTGAAACTTATCCGTTCCTCCAAAACTCTTGGGTACATAATGATGACAATGAACATCTGAAGCATGTAAATACTCGCCTGTAATTTCACATTTACCCATCTTCATACTGTACCGACTTATTCGATTATCAAGATATTCTATACTCCGATTCGGTAGAGAAGCTTTCATTAAATAACCGACTTCTTGTTGTATATCCGGTCGTAACTTTTTATAAATTTGTTCTCTACCTCTCTTTGTGTAAAGCGAAAGCTTTGGACTGAAGTTCATCTTATGGAATGTTTTAACATTACCAATAGGAAAAAGGTACATCCCTCTAATGTTGATAGTCTTCGTTCCTAAGCTAAAGTTCTTCTTATAAAAAGGTGGTGGCTGAAAAGGATGTTCTAGTTTTCCAACCGGTCGAAGACGGTTCACTAGAAATGGTTTAAGATCGAAAGCAAGACGTGAGAACGCAAGGCTTACATGAGTCGCTCGTTTGAAGTAATGATGAATACCCAAAACGAAACTATTATAACGTTGAATATTTCCAGCAGAAGGGGAAGCTTTTATTGTTCGAATGAGCTTCTTAGCTTCCTGTTTGATTTTCCTTCTTTTTGAGGAAATGACCCCTGTATGGGCCACTCGTTTCTTCCCCTTTTTATTCGCACGAATGGTGAAACCTAAGAACTCTGATTCTCGTTTTCTCAAGTTTACAATTTGAGATTTCTCTGGAGAGATGTCCAACTTTAAACGCTCTTTGAGGTAAAGACGTACCGCATGGTACCACCGTTGAGCTGTCTTTCCATCTCGGCATAGAATTTTAAAATCATCGGCGTACCTAATCAAGTATCCTTGCTTCAAGTTTGTTTGTTTTCTAGCTCGCCTTTTAGCATCATCTGAACTGTAGGTTTTTGTAAGAGGAAAGACCTCCCATTGTCCTGCAACCCATTGATCTAAGTCATTTAGAACCACATTAGAGAGTAAAGGTGATAGAATACCACCTTGTGGTGATCCTTTCACAGGCACACCTTCTCCATCGATTTCGGACTTGATCATTTTAGCTATACAAGCGAGAACCTTTCGGTCTCGAATACCCATATTCCAAAGCTGTTTATTTAGTAATGAGTGATTCACATTATCAAAGAAACTTTTAATATCTACATCGACGACAAAATGAAATTGCGCTTGGTTAATTAAGTATTGTATCCTTGCCATAGCATGATGAGCAGACCGGAGAGGTCTGAACCCGTAACTATGTTTGAAGAATTGAGACTCAACAATCGGTTCGAGAACTTGTTTGAAGCTCTGTTGGATGATTCTATCCAAGATACATGGAATCCCAAGAGGTCTCCATTTACCGTTCTCTTTTTCAATCCATTCTCTTCGAACTTTCTTCGGGTGATAGTTTCTTAGTTTGGTTCTTACTTCGTTTACGAGATTGTTTTCCGATAGCTCTTTCATGTCATCGATGGTTTTTCCATCGGTACCTGGCGTTTTGGACCCTTTGTTGGTTTTAATCATGCGAAAAGCGAGCAGGATGTTTTCTCTCGAAATGATCGTGTCATAAAGATGAGAAAACTTGTATCCTTGACTCGCTTTTTCATGTAGGTCTGTAAACGTCTCCGTCATATGATAATAATCCCAGTTTCGCAACGTTGGCACTGTGGCATCCCTCCTTATGGAGTGATGTTCCCACGTTCCTACCCGATCGGTGCCATTCACTTACGGAAAATAATCGTTTCATTCATTAGACTTGGGGCTGTTCCTCCACTCCCATTACAGGAGATTCCAGTCACTCCCCTACCCTCACAAGGACAAATACTTTTCAGCATGGAGCTTTATAGCAACCGTTTCGGGTGACAGCCCTTGTTTCAACGTC
This region includes:
- a CDS encoding S8 family peptidase, coding for MKKRASFVLTLVAILSLFVSLLPSGIGVNAEANIDVSIDPYLNKALESESGPFEVVVTFEGEGAPTTENVALLEEIGVSDGVTMKALPVAGVLATESQIDKLSKAEGVRSLYLNRKLIYFNEKATELTGVDQVRTDDQMTKWNEGLPVTGEGGSVLVHDSGVDGTHADLEYGSHLIENVLSSINLQAYSDIGPVTYQEGIVNTDTNSGHGTHVAGTVGGTGEKSNGKYEGVAPGADLVGYGSGGALFILDAIGGFDYALTHQAEFDIRVITNSWGSSGEFDPNGPVNVASKAAYERGMVVTFAAGNAGPEADTMNPYSLAPWVISVAAGTFENELADFSSRGVKGESGTFTSEGETYTYFNRPDISAPGLNIVSTRTLSPVGVLNTTTDAENIPTAFQPYYTTLSGTSMATPHVAGIIMLMFEANPTLSPDEVFEILTETTTSMPGYEAWEVGTGYINAYAAVDRAFALTDNKFKKSAKR
- the ltrA gene encoding group II intron reverse transcriptase/maturase → MPTLRNWDYYHMTETFTDLHEKASQGYKFSHLYDTIISRENILLAFRMIKTNKGSKTPGTDGKTIDDMKELSENNLVNEVRTKLRNYHPKKVRREWIEKENGKWRPLGIPCILDRIIQQSFKQVLEPIVESQFFKHSYGFRPLRSAHHAMARIQYLINQAQFHFVVDVDIKSFFDNVNHSLLNKQLWNMGIRDRKVLACIAKMIKSEIDGEGVPVKGSPQGGILSPLLSNVVLNDLDQWVAGQWEVFPLTKTYSSDDAKRRARKQTNLKQGYLIRYADDFKILCRDGKTAQRWYHAVRLYLKERLKLDISPEKSQIVNLRKRESEFLGFTIRANKKGKKRVAHTGVISSKRRKIKQEAKKLIRTIKASPSAGNIQRYNSFVLGIHHYFKRATHVSLAFSRLAFDLKPFLVNRLRPVGKLEHPFQPPPFYKKNFSLGTKTINIRGMYLFPIGNVKTFHKMNFSPKLSLYTKRGREQIYKKLRPDIQQEVGYLMKASLPNRSIEYLDNRISRYSMKMGKCEITGEYLHASDVHCHHYVPKSFGGTDKFQNLRILHKDVHRLIHIRDIERINFYLEKIPQNQRILDKINQYRKVCGMEGIKRSSLEE
- a CDS encoding serine hydrolase encodes the protein MTLNPDDRFPLASTVKIIIAFNFVRMVENDKFSISEKVNVNYIDKFFIKNTDGGAHPAWKNSINNPNEVSLLEVAKGMMHFSSNACTDYLMSKIGLDVINESLKTLQTNKHDRITYLTPSVLIPVYLSDKKKIAADKIKSMSLSSYQELSEELFQKMAMDNCDSLKEKAVQMLDRKVQYATSEKLPSSTTVDYADLMCKLGKELLSIKEKELFNEVLIGKSIKDDQDDFFWYRGGATLFVLTSALYRERGDHSVSVSLFMRDDKAGEIYWIKNILNSFIFSIATDHDFRNRVKELAVN